The DNA segment TTTCCAGGAGACAAAATAGTTGTAAGCTTTGATTTAAATAATATTAAATGGTTATAGATTTTATAATATTGAAATAAGTTTTGAAGTAGAATTCATTAAATACATTTTAGGAGTAAGATATGTTTATAAAATTAAATGAGAGAGTTTATTTAAACTTTTCAAAGATAACTAGAGCAAAAATTGATCATGTTGAAGATGGAATAAGAGTTAGATTTTATGAAGGTCAAGATCAAGTTGCAAAATCAAAAAGATTTGATTCTATAGAAGATGCTACTAAGTGGTTCGAAGAGTTGGTTAAACCTTTTAACAAACAGGCATAAGTTTGATAAAATTAAATGCTTTACAATACAATCCAATTTGTCTTGATTTGAAAGATTTTGAAAACTATTCTTTAGATAGTTTAAAAGGAATTAGTAGTAGTTCGGAATTTATAAATTTAGAAAAAGACTTTAAAAATGAATTTAACTTTTCTCAAATAAAAACTTTTTCTTTTTCAAAAGAGGGATTCTTAGGACTATTCCTTAATCTTTCTAAAGATTTAAAAGTAAAAATTGCTGTAAGTTTAGGTGAATGTGAAGCCTTGATTGAAGGTGCTAAATTGTATCAAAGTTTGGGATTTGATGTAGAATTTATTGAGTTAAAAAAAGCTGGCAACGTGAATTTTGATCAATTGAAAAATAAAGATATAGAATTTTTATTTTTATCATCTTATGTTATGGATACTTTTTTAATAACTTCATTAGAAGAAATTAAAAATTTTACAAATGCAAAAATTATTTCAAATGCAAGTGCTGATTTTTCAAAGATTAGTGATGCTATATACTTTGATAATTATAAGCTTTGTGGATATCATTTTAGTGGTGTTTTACTTTTTAATGATGAACTTTTTGAGAATTCTAGTTTAGCATTTATAGATACAATAGCTATAAAGGCTTGTTTTGAGAGTCTTAAAAATCGAAGATTTAATATAAAAGTTAAAAATATTTTTAAAGAAAAATTAATAACAAAGTTTAAAGATGATATTTATTTTTTTGTTGATAATAATAAAACTTTACCTTATACCTTACATTTTGGGCTTAAAAATATAAAAGCAAGGGAAATTATACGAACTTTAGTTTTTGATAATATTTTTTTATCAAACGGTGAAGGATGTAGCTTAGGACTTTCTAAGCCTTCAAGAGTAATTCAAGCTATGGGATATGATGAAGTAACTAGTAGAAATTCAATATCATTAAATTTTTCAGAAGATTATGGTGAAGATTTAATAGAAAAAATTGTAGATAAAATATTTCAAAGATATAGACAAATAGTAATTTTAAATTAAAAGTTAGGAGATTTCTCCTAACTTTTATTGAAATACGTCTTTTGTTTGGCTTTCATACCAAGCATATGCATATTTTGCTTCAAGAAGTCTGATGTGTCCATCTGGATCATTCTCAGGACTTACTCCTCCAGCTCCATTTACACTTTCGATTTTATCATCATGAGCATTGTAAACTGCAGCAATAGAAATACCATAATTTGGACTTAATAAACTATAACAAGTATTTGCAAGTTTTGGAGGATTTACTATCTCTTTATTTGCTAAGATTCTTGCTATTTGCATTGCTACTACTTTCCCTTGAGTACTTGCACTAAATGCAGATTTTGGCATTGGTGCAGCACTTGAAGCATCTCCAATTACATGTACATTTTTTACAAGTTTAGATTCAAATGTTTTTGGATGAATTGGACACCAATCACCTTGTACAAGACCTGAATCAAATGCTAATTGACCAGCTTTTTGGTTTGGAATATAGTTTAAAACATCTGCAACAATCTCTTCATCTTCAGTTTTTACAACTCTTTTTGCTGGATTTACTTCTAAAACTTTTCCACCAAATTGAGCAGCTCTCCATTCAATCATATCTCCATAAAGTTCTTTCCATCCATTTGTGAATAAAACTTGTTTAGAGAATTTATCTTTTTGATCTAAAACAATAATTTTAGAGTTTGGTTTATGAGTTTTTAAATAATGTGCTACAAGAGAAATTCTTTCATAAGGACCAGGAGGACATCTAAAAGGATCAGCAGGAGCAACCATTACAAAAGTTCCACCATCTTTCATATTTTCAAGTTGTTTTTGTAAAATTGTTGTTTGCTCTCCAGCTTTTACAGCGTGAGGAGCTAATTTTTGATTTTCTTCTGTGTAACCTTTTTCAAATTTAAAATCAATTCCTGGACTTACGATAGCTTTTGTATAACTAATAACTGAACCATTATCTAAAATTACACTATTTGTAGCTCCATCAACTTTTTTAACTTTTGCATATACAACTTTAATATTGTATTTTTTTTCTAAAGTAGATAAATCTCTTTTTATAAAATCAATTTTTTCCATTCCTGCAATTACAGCATTTGAGAATGGACAAGTATAGTACTCTTTATTTTGTTCAACTAAAACAATTTCCACATTTGGATCAAATCTTCTTAAGTATCTAGCTGCTGCAGCACCACCAAAACCACCACCTACAATAACAACTCTTTTTTTATTTGCAGGAATCGTAGCTAAGCTATTTCCTAGTCCATTACAAGCAGCAAAAGATAGAGCAGTTGCTCCTAAAACTATTTTTCCGAAATCTCTTCTATTTAACATAATTTTATCCTTTCAGCTTATTTAACTTTTGAAAAGTAGTAAGATAGTTGCTCAAGCTCTTCATCAGTAAAACCTTTTGTATGCTTTTGCATCATTTGTGTATCACCAACACTTTTACCAGCTTTATAATCAAGTAGCTTTTGATACATATAGTTTTTATCAAGTCCTGCAATTACTGGTATTGTAGTTGTTGATTTTCCATTAGTTCCATGGCAATTTGCGCATGACAGTGAAAGCATTTCTCCTCTTACAGCGTCATATTCTACTGCAAAAGACATACTTGCTAAACAAAATAGTGATAATGCAAGTTTTTTCATCTATTCTCTCCTTAGATTAATTTCTACTGTAGATTTTAAATATTATAAACTTAATAGATATTTAATTAATAAACTCAAGAATGATTATATTTTTTTATTCATTTTATTGTAACTATATGTTACATATTATAGCCAAAATTTTAAGAAATAATAATATTTCAATTTGCAATATTTTTGTTAAATTACAAATTATTTCAATATAATTGCAACATGTTTATTCATATAGATTTAGATTGTTACTTTGTATCAGCTCACAGAACTCTTGATAAAAACCTCTTAAATATAGCTGTTGCTGTTGGAGGAAGAAATAGTAATGACATTTTTTCAAATGAAAAATTAAATAGAAAACTTTCAATAAATAGAGCAAGTTTCTCAAGTAAAATAATTAGTTCAAATATAAAAAATAATGAAAATTATTTTATTGATGAAAATGGAAAAATTAGAGGAATAATAACTACTGCATCATATGAGGCTAGAGCTTTTGGTGTAAAAACCGCAATGAGTGTAAATGAAGCATTAAGAATTTGCCCACATTTAAAAATGATAGTACCTAATTATGAACTTTATGATGATTTATCAAATAAATTAAAAGAGCTTCTAGAACTAGAGATTCCATTAATTGAACAATTTTCAATAGATGAATTTTTTGGAGATTTAACTGGTTATATAGAGGAGGATGAAGCTTTTAATTTTGCAAAAGATTTAAAAAATAAAATTTTTGATAAGTTAAGATTACCAGCTTCAATTGGAGTTGCTCCAACTAAATACTTATCAAAACTTATGACAAATTTTGCAAAACCTGATGGTGTAAGACTTTTAAAAAAAGATGATATTGAAGAGTTTACAAAAGATATTTTAGTAGAAAATTTTACAGGTATTGGAAAATCTTTTTGTGAAAAATTAAAAGGTTACAATATTAAAACTTTGGGAGATATTAGAAAAAATCAAAAACTTTTGTATTCATGGGGAAAGATAGGAGTTGATACTTATAATAGAGTTTGTGGAATACGAGATAATAAATTAACTATAAATAAAGAGCGAAAATCTTTAGGGATAGGGCGAAGTTTTGATGTAGTTTCAAACAGAGATGAACTTAAAAGAAGGGTTATGATTTTAAGTAGATATCTGAGTTTTATTGTAAAAAAAGAGAATCATAATCCGCTTTCATATCAAATACAACTAAGATATGAATACAATATCTTGTCAAAAGCTCAAGAAAATACAAATAAGATTTTTAATGAATTTGATTTTAAAACTTCAATGATTAAGTTATTTAAAGAGGCAGATAAACATAGAAATCACGGTGTTATACAGCTTTATATTACAGTTTTTAATTTTGCAAAAAAGAATGAACATACTTTTAATCTTTTTGAATATGAGAGTGATTTGAAAAAAGAGATTTTAGATAAAAATATACAAAATCTTAGAGAAAAATTTGGTGTCGATATTGTAAAAAGTGCATATGAAATTAGAAAGTAAAATATTTGAAAGAATTAATCTTTCAAATATTTAAAGAAATTATCTCATAAGATGGTCTAATACCATATAAATACCAGCACCCATAAAAGCTGTAACTGGTAAAGTGATAATCCATGCTACTAAAATAGTATTAATAGTTTTCTTTTGTACTCCACCATCAGGTTCAGCAACCATAGTTCCAGCAACAGAACTAGATACAATGTGAGTTGTACTAACTGGAGCGTGTGCAAAGTTTGCTAATAAAATAGTTACCATTGCCATTGCTTGTGATACAGCTCCTTGCATATGATTAATTGGCTTAGAACCAATTTTTTCACCAATAGTAAGAACAACTCTTTTATAACCTATCATTGTTCCAATACCTAACATTAAAGCAACCGCAATTATTACCCAAAATGGCACGTATTCAGTAGAGGTAATCATCTGTTTTCTTTGGTCACCAATATAATCTGATTTATCTTTATCTATTAGCTTGTAAGCTCTTTCAACTTGTCCAAAAAAGTTATCAGAACATAATACAGCAGTATGAATTTTCCATCTATCTTCGTTTGAAAGTTCAGAATATGTTTTTAAACCATCCAATTTTTTAGAAATTTCTAAAGTTGTGTTATATACTTGATTAACATCACATTCTGCAATTTTATTTTCTATTTTTAGTGCACTAATAAGTCTTTTTTCTTCTAAAAGTTTTGTAAGTGTTTCGTTATTATCAGCATAGAATTTTGCTAAATTTGCAGCACCATCTCTTGTTTGCATGATTTTATATTGGTGAGCTTCCATGTTTAAAGCGTAGTATGTTGGTAAGATTCCAATTAGAATGATCATAATAAGACCTATACCTTTTTGTCCATCATTTGAACCATGGGCAAAACTAACACCAGCTCCAGTGGCTATGATTCCTGTTCTCATCCAAAAATTTGGTTTCTTTTTACCATCCGCACTAGGAGTTTTGAAAAATTTTGGATTTTTAACAATTTTTCTAGAAAGTTTCATAATTAAAAATGCAAATCCAAAACCAAATAAAGGAGAGAGTGCTAAAGCTGTTAAAATACCATAAACAACTTTCCAATTTACACTTTGAGAGAAAGTAAATCCATTCATCATACCAAAAGCTATACTAACCCCTACTATTGAACCTATTAGTGAATGTGAACTAGAAACAGGTAACCCAAAATACCACGTACCTAAATTCCAAACAACAGCAGAGATTAAGAGTGAAAAAATCATAACTAAAGTTGCATTTTGATTTGAAGAAACCATAATATCAAGTGGTAGCAAGTGTACAATAACGTAAGCAACACCAATTCCACCTAGAATTACACCTAAAAAGTTCATAATTCCAGCCATTATAACAGAGTATCCTGGTTTCATAGAATTAGTATATATAATCATGGCAACAGCATTTGCTGTATCATGAAAACCGTTAATCATCTCATAAAATAACGCGATACCAAGAGACAAAAGCAACAGCGCAATTGTGAAGTTATCAATATTATTTATAGCATCCAACAAGACAGACATTTATGTATCCTCACCTAACAAAGTATATTTAGTATTAACTAAAATTTATAGTATTATATTCTAGTTTTACTTTTAAATCTTTTTTTCATTAAAAATTATTTACTCAACTTTCGCACATAAAAAATCATTAATTTCTTATATGTAAAAGATACAATAAAGCCCATAAATAGGCACTTTTTGATATAATTTCATCACGACAATCAACTATATAAAGGGCTTTTTTATGAGACTTGATAATTTTATCCAAACTGCTATGAACAACGTATTAAAAAATCCAGTATTATCTGTTTTAAGAGATATAAATTTTAGTTCAATTTTAAAACAGAGTAATTTTATAAAAAGAGATATTGGAAAATCACCATACTTAATAATTTTACATTTTTTATATATGTTTATCATTAATAAAAGAATCTCTACATTTATGAAACAAAGCTCTGATAGCTATAAAAAGGATGTATATTATAGACTTTTGAAAAACAGTAAATATAATTGGAGAAAACTATTACTATTAAGTTCTGTAAAATTAATCTCAAAACTTCATATACTTCAAAAGGCTACTGATACTAGAGTATTAATTATTGATGACACAGTTGAAATTAAAAGAGGAAAATTTATAGAAGGAAGCTGTAGAAATCTTTGGAATAATAAGGAA comes from the Aliarcobacter cibarius genome and includes:
- a CDS encoding c-type cytochrome, translating into MKKLALSLFCLASMSFAVEYDAVRGEMLSLSCANCHGTNGKSTTTIPVIAGLDKNYMYQKLLDYKAGKSVGDTQMMQKHTKGFTDEELEQLSYYFSKVK
- a CDS encoding cysteine desulfurase is translated as MIKLNALQYNPICLDLKDFENYSLDSLKGISSSSEFINLEKDFKNEFNFSQIKTFSFSKEGFLGLFLNLSKDLKVKIAVSLGECEALIEGAKLYQSLGFDVEFIELKKAGNVNFDQLKNKDIEFLFLSSYVMDTFLITSLEEIKNFTNAKIISNASADFSKISDAIYFDNYKLCGYHFSGVLLFNDELFENSSLAFIDTIAIKACFESLKNRRFNIKVKNIFKEKLITKFKDDIYFFVDNNKTLPYTLHFGLKNIKAREIIRTLVFDNIFLSNGEGCSLGLSKPSRVIQAMGYDEVTSRNSISLNFSEDYGEDLIEKIVDKIFQRYRQIVILN
- a CDS encoding inorganic phosphate transporter; translation: MSVLLDAINNIDNFTIALLLLSLGIALFYEMINGFHDTANAVAMIIYTNSMKPGYSVIMAGIMNFLGVILGGIGVAYVIVHLLPLDIMVSSNQNATLVMIFSLLISAVVWNLGTWYFGLPVSSSHSLIGSIVGVSIAFGMMNGFTFSQSVNWKVVYGILTALALSPLFGFGFAFLIMKLSRKIVKNPKFFKTPSADGKKKPNFWMRTGIIATGAGVSFAHGSNDGQKGIGLIMIILIGILPTYYALNMEAHQYKIMQTRDGAANLAKFYADNNETLTKLLEEKRLISALKIENKIAECDVNQVYNTTLEISKKLDGLKTYSELSNEDRWKIHTAVLCSDNFFGQVERAYKLIDKDKSDYIGDQRKQMITSTEYVPFWVIIAVALMLGIGTMIGYKRVVLTIGEKIGSKPINHMQGAVSQAMAMVTILLANFAHAPVSTTHIVSSSVAGTMVAEPDGGVQKKTINTILVAWIITLPVTAFMGAGIYMVLDHLMR
- a CDS encoding Y-family DNA polymerase — encoded protein: MFIHIDLDCYFVSAHRTLDKNLLNIAVAVGGRNSNDIFSNEKLNRKLSINRASFSSKIISSNIKNNENYFIDENGKIRGIITTASYEARAFGVKTAMSVNEALRICPHLKMIVPNYELYDDLSNKLKELLELEIPLIEQFSIDEFFGDLTGYIEEDEAFNFAKDLKNKIFDKLRLPASIGVAPTKYLSKLMTNFAKPDGVRLLKKDDIEEFTKDILVENFTGIGKSFCEKLKGYNIKTLGDIRKNQKLLYSWGKIGVDTYNRVCGIRDNKLTINKERKSLGIGRSFDVVSNRDELKRRVMILSRYLSFIVKKENHNPLSYQIQLRYEYNILSKAQENTNKIFNEFDFKTSMIKLFKEADKHRNHGVIQLYITVFNFAKKNEHTFNLFEYESDLKKEILDKNIQNLREKFGVDIVKSAYEIRK
- a CDS encoding NAD(P)/FAD-dependent oxidoreductase is translated as MLNRRDFGKIVLGATALSFAACNGLGNSLATIPANKKRVVIVGGGFGGAAAARYLRRFDPNVEIVLVEQNKEYYTCPFSNAVIAGMEKIDFIKRDLSTLEKKYNIKVVYAKVKKVDGATNSVILDNGSVISYTKAIVSPGIDFKFEKGYTEENQKLAPHAVKAGEQTTILQKQLENMKDGGTFVMVAPADPFRCPPGPYERISLVAHYLKTHKPNSKIIVLDQKDKFSKQVLFTNGWKELYGDMIEWRAAQFGGKVLEVNPAKRVVKTEDEEIVADVLNYIPNQKAGQLAFDSGLVQGDWCPIHPKTFESKLVKNVHVIGDASSAAPMPKSAFSASTQGKVVAMQIARILANKEIVNPPKLANTCYSLLSPNYGISIAAVYNAHDDKIESVNGAGGVSPENDPDGHIRLLEAKYAYAWYESQTKDVFQ